The Solea senegalensis isolate Sse05_10M linkage group LG4, IFAPA_SoseM_1, whole genome shotgun sequence genome includes a region encoding these proteins:
- the LOC122768350 gene encoding butyrophilin-like protein 10, whose product MGFSAKNTLVLFCSLVCFGSTPQAQDEVSRTYVKEGEDAVLHCSSENRQSLEYSVVQWQNKDSNDVFLYERGYNSEDDTSEQYRGRVSLFHDELKNGNASMILRDTRIEDTGTYTCRLSVGSGRSGTQLIVGAAQAPDLKIVNVTEAGVELQCVVRGSSSKPSVEWQTCEGTSLNSEEPLVSETRGRYDTTLLVTVTETKTNCFRCVVKQEDIYHRIDTNITVSEKLGTVVHVASWVSGVVTVTVVLLLALVLYLIIKKRISRRNMRRETEMMMMKNFNTSEQNTQYERIDTKDMMNGSVKEEETRQNNSSGSPGQDEP is encoded by the exons ATGGGCTTTTCTGCTAAAAACACTCTGGTGCTCTTTTGTTCTCTGGTTTGTTTTGGATCAACACCGCAGGCGCAGGATGAAG TCTCCAGAACGTACGTCAAGGAGGGGGAAGACGCCGTCCTTCACTGCTCTTCTGAAAACAGGCAGAGCCTGGAATACTCAGTGGTACAGTGGCAGAATAAAGACAGTAATGACGTGTTCCTCTACGAGCGTGGATATAACTCTGAGGATGACACTTCTGAGCAGTACAGAGGACGAGTGTCACTCTTCCACGACGAGCTGAAGAATGGAAACGCGTCCATGATCCTCAGAGACACGAGGATTGAAGACACGGGGACTTACACCTGCAGACTCTCAGTAGGGTCAGGACGGTCCGGGACGCAGCTCATTGTCG GAGCCGCTCAGGCGCCAGACCTCAAGATTGTGAACGTGACAGAGGCCGGCGTGGAGCTCCAGTGTGTGGTCAGAGGTTCTTCATCAAAGCCGAGTGTAGAGTGGCAGACGTGTGAAGGAACCTCTCTTAATTCAGAGGAGCCACTGGTCTCTGAGACACGAGGCCGTTACGACACCACGCTCCTCGTCACTGTGACGGAGACCAAGACCAACTGCTTCCGCTGCGTGGTCAAACAGGAGGACATTTACCACAGGATTGACACTAACATCACTGTGTCAG aGAAACTCGGTACAGTTGTTCACGTGGCTTCATGGGTTTCTGGAGTTGTCACAGTTACAGTGGTACTTCTGCTGGCTCTGGTTCTGTATCTGATCATCAAAAAACGCATAAGTCGAC GGAACAtgaggagagaaacagagatgatgatgatgaagaacttCAACACCTCAG aacaaaacactcagtatGAGAGAATTGACACCAAGGACATGATGAATGGATCAGTGAAGGAAGAGGAGACAAGACAGAACAACAGCTCAG ggagtcctggtcaggACGAGCCATAA